A stretch of the Bacillus sp. FJAT-18017 genome encodes the following:
- a CDS encoding MFS transporter, with the protein MISARKRNWILALLFLGWALGNLDRYIMNYAVLSITEDLNLSASSTGLLLSSFFAGYAIMQLPGGWLADRFGARKVLIASVIVWSIFTGLTGAAWSLASMVIIRFLFGIGEGGFQPSSSKIISQVFPEEMRARAMSIMLSSAGIIALIIPILSVGLLTTIGWRTTFVIMGAIGVIIAALYWYFIKIPNSDEALNTQNSMRVQQGSFKLLFKTPLMLNLFIAYFSLYAVNWGLATWIPTYLVNVRGLNLVSLGWLQTIPGVAQLLGIYLSGYVIDKLAKGREKVAGAVTCICISILLYLMFTASSVTSFIIYQTIIMLIISFVVILLPAIVLKNFPSSLAGSSMGLVNTGGQLAGFITPLAIGFIVDAFNGSFNAAFWMLIAFAFICAVALVTMNYEKGELLTSKSEGTSG; encoded by the coding sequence TTGATATCAGCACGCAAAAGAAATTGGATTTTAGCTTTACTTTTTTTAGGCTGGGCTTTAGGAAATTTAGATCGGTATATTATGAATTATGCTGTTTTGTCCATTACGGAAGACTTGAATCTCAGTGCATCATCGACAGGGCTTTTGCTTAGCAGTTTTTTTGCAGGTTATGCAATCATGCAACTGCCTGGCGGATGGCTGGCTGACCGGTTTGGTGCCAGAAAAGTTCTGATTGCCTCAGTCATTGTATGGTCTATTTTTACCGGGCTCACAGGTGCTGCTTGGTCATTGGCTTCAATGGTAATCATTCGTTTCCTGTTTGGGATTGGAGAAGGCGGATTTCAGCCTTCCAGCTCAAAAATCATCTCACAAGTATTTCCCGAAGAGATGAGGGCTCGGGCTATGTCTATCATGTTATCATCTGCCGGGATTATCGCACTTATTATCCCAATTCTCTCGGTTGGATTGCTTACAACGATAGGCTGGCGGACTACATTCGTCATCATGGGAGCGATAGGGGTAATTATTGCAGCATTATATTGGTATTTTATAAAGATTCCAAACAGCGACGAGGCTTTAAATACTCAGAATTCCATGAGAGTTCAACAGGGTTCGTTTAAACTTTTGTTTAAGACCCCCTTGATGCTGAATTTATTTATAGCGTATTTCTCCTTATACGCAGTTAACTGGGGTCTTGCGACATGGATTCCGACCTATTTAGTGAATGTCCGCGGGCTAAACCTAGTTTCCTTAGGGTGGCTGCAGACGATTCCGGGAGTAGCACAACTCTTGGGCATTTATTTAAGTGGTTATGTGATTGACAAGTTAGCAAAAGGGCGCGAAAAAGTAGCAGGCGCTGTTACTTGTATCTGTATTTCGATACTGCTGTACCTAATGTTTACTGCCTCAAGTGTAACTTCTTTTATTATTTATCAAACGATCATTATGCTGATCATTTCATTCGTCGTCATTTTATTGCCAGCCATAGTACTTAAGAATTTCCCATCATCTTTGGCTGGTTCTAGTATGGGACTGGTTAATACAGGGGGACAGCTAGCTGGTTTCATCACACCTCTAGCGATTGGATTTATAGTGGATGCATTTAATGGCTCGTTTAACGCAGCGTTTTGGATGCTGATTGCTTTTGCATTTATATGTGCTGTAGCTCTTGTGACAATGAACTATGAAAAAGGTGAATTGCTTACTAGCAAAAGTGAAGGAACTAGCGGCTAA
- a CDS encoding M20 family metallopeptidase has product MNIHSFISDYIEKRKETFIQLSDKIWKTPELYFEEYRSSDYLCHALSEEGFEVEKDIAGLQTGFIGSYGSGKPVVAILGEYDALPGLSQKKGLTKNEPITAGGHGHGCGHNLLGTGAFAAAVAIKEYMERTGLQGTVRYYGCPAEENGSGKAYMARAGLFDDVDFALSWHPETKPIIMNFSSLANYAVRFVFHGKSAHAAAAPHLGRSALDAVELMNIGVNYLREHMIPEARIHYAITDTGGTSPNVVQAHAEVAYLIRAPKKQQVTDLYKRVEDIAKGAALMTGTRVEVEFEGAASDLIPNNTLAEVMHKNLTVIGVPSYDKFDQKYAEEIRDSLSPEDRDAALIGMDKNTAMKLKDQHIADLIPPLSEKEIMLSGSTDVGDVSWIVPTMQCMTACWALGTPFHTWQVVSQGAMPIAHKGMLQAGKVIAATAIEVMENSDILKRAKAEHQERLDGETYFSLIPEHQVPPRRR; this is encoded by the coding sequence TTGAACATACATAGTTTTATTTCAGATTATATTGAGAAGCGTAAAGAAACATTTATTCAACTGAGCGATAAAATATGGAAAACGCCGGAACTTTATTTTGAGGAATATCGCTCTTCAGACTATTTGTGTCATGCATTGTCGGAGGAAGGATTTGAGGTTGAAAAAGATATTGCCGGACTTCAAACTGGTTTTATTGGGAGTTATGGCAGTGGAAAGCCTGTTGTGGCCATTTTAGGCGAATACGATGCTTTGCCCGGTTTAAGCCAGAAAAAAGGACTTACAAAAAACGAACCTATTACAGCCGGCGGCCATGGACATGGATGTGGACATAACTTATTGGGGACAGGTGCTTTTGCCGCAGCAGTTGCAATAAAAGAGTATATGGAGAGAACAGGCTTGCAGGGGACAGTGCGTTATTATGGCTGCCCGGCTGAAGAAAATGGATCTGGCAAAGCGTATATGGCTCGCGCTGGTTTGTTTGATGATGTGGATTTTGCCCTTTCCTGGCACCCGGAAACGAAGCCTATTATTATGAACTTCAGCTCGCTTGCAAACTACGCCGTTCGCTTTGTTTTTCATGGAAAAAGCGCTCATGCCGCGGCCGCACCTCATTTAGGCCGCAGTGCTCTTGATGCGGTCGAGTTGATGAACATTGGGGTCAACTACTTAAGGGAACACATGATTCCAGAGGCAAGAATACATTATGCCATTACCGATACAGGCGGAACCTCTCCGAATGTAGTACAAGCTCATGCGGAAGTCGCCTACTTGATCCGTGCTCCGAAAAAGCAGCAAGTAACGGATTTGTATAAAAGAGTTGAGGACATCGCAAAAGGCGCGGCCTTGATGACAGGAACGAGGGTGGAGGTAGAGTTCGAGGGAGCTGCTTCGGACTTGATTCCGAATAACACACTTGCTGAGGTTATGCACAAAAACTTAACAGTAATTGGTGTTCCTTCCTATGATAAGTTTGACCAAAAGTATGCGGAAGAAATAAGAGACTCGCTATCTCCCGAAGATCGTGATGCTGCTTTAATAGGCATGGATAAAAATACGGCGATGAAATTAAAAGACCAACACATAGCTGATCTCATTCCGCCATTAAGCGAAAAAGAAATAATGCTGTCAGGCTCCACGGACGTTGGAGATGTCAGCTGGATCGTTCCAACCATGCAATGTATGACAGCTTGCTGGGCGCTCGGAACTCCATTCCATACTTGGCAGGTCGTGTCACAAGGTGCAATGCCTATTGCCCACAAAGGCATGCTGCAAGCAGGGAAAGTAATCGCAGCTACCGCAATTGAGGTAATGGAAAACTCCGATATCTTAAAACGGGCAAAAGCTGAGCACCAAGAACGGCTTGACGGGGAAACTTACTTTTCTCTTATTCCTGAACACCAAGTTCCGCCGCGAAGAAGGTAA
- a CDS encoding EamA family transporter, with protein sequence MKLNKGILSILLGAGCFGFTPIFAKLGFGYGYSVGQIIIVQMIFASFLLWSFTLLKRGSFKELNKKNVLQIMLTGCFIGLTSIFYYGALQYLSASLAIILMFQFVWIGIIFEWIFSKIKPAPVTLLSIMFILIGVFFASNIVDGDIQSLPVKGVIFGLLSAFTYAGFIFFSGKVAVNVDAWTRSSLMVTGSTILVLILFMRDIPTVLPLEQNLLTAAIGVSLFGSVLPPLFFAVGSPLVSGGVANILTSIELPVAILSASLILSETVTSLQWMGIAIILAAIALNELGPNLFRIRKHY encoded by the coding sequence ATGAAATTAAATAAAGGAATTTTATCTATATTACTAGGTGCTGGATGTTTTGGCTTTACACCTATATTTGCTAAATTAGGGTTTGGCTACGGTTACTCAGTTGGCCAAATCATTATCGTTCAAATGATTTTCGCCTCATTTTTATTATGGTCTTTTACCCTGCTTAAACGCGGCAGTTTCAAAGAACTTAATAAGAAGAATGTTCTTCAAATCATGTTAACCGGTTGTTTTATCGGACTAACAAGTATTTTTTATTATGGGGCCTTGCAATATTTGTCCGCTTCATTGGCCATCATTTTAATGTTCCAATTCGTTTGGATCGGAATCATTTTTGAATGGATTTTCAGCAAAATAAAACCAGCACCAGTAACATTATTGTCCATCATGTTCATTTTAATTGGGGTGTTTTTTGCTTCGAATATTGTAGATGGGGACATTCAGAGCTTACCTGTTAAAGGGGTTATATTTGGTCTTCTATCTGCATTCACTTATGCAGGTTTTATTTTTTTCAGCGGCAAGGTTGCTGTAAATGTGGATGCATGGACTCGGAGTTCGTTAATGGTAACAGGATCAACGATTTTAGTCCTGATTTTATTCATGCGTGATATTCCAACTGTACTGCCATTGGAGCAAAACTTATTAACGGCTGCTATTGGAGTTTCGTTATTTGGATCAGTTCTTCCGCCATTATTTTTCGCGGTCGGATCACCTTTGGTTTCTGGAGGGGTTGCCAACATCCTAACGTCCATTGAATTACCTGTTGCCATCCTATCAGCCAGCCTTATTTTGTCGGAAACAGTGACATCGCTTCAGTGGATGGGCATTGCAATCATATTAGCGGCTATCGCATTAAATGAACTCGGTCCTAACCTTTTCCGAATAAGAAAGCATTATTAA
- a CDS encoding Zn-dependent hydrolase, with the protein MEGNTLTGLQERIENHIEAISQFTATPGKGTTRLTYSKEDLQAREYIKQKMREYGLEVTEDGLGNIFGRLEGTLKDAPSVLIGSHFDSVPNGGSYDGPAGVVAALEVAHSFKKNNLTPKYPLEVVALIEEEGTRFGGGLMGSRGIVGLLSEKEFLSLKDKDGVTTEESMKSIGLDPSLPKKRDPKTIKAFLELHIEQGPILEEKGIPIGMVEAIVGLTQLEVTVKGQAGHAGTTPMDRRTDALVAAASMIARFPELASDVGEGTVITTGRLNVWPNGANVIPDKVVFTVDIRSGKEERVLHAVEEVIGLIESFNRNGIETSVQQQLYMPPKAMNQEILSLFKKTCSELNLSYCSVNSGAGHDAMVMSDVTDVAMLFIPSKDGLSHCPEEWSDAGDIAKATEILYETAKTLTEAE; encoded by the coding sequence ATGGAGGGAAACACATTGACTGGTTTACAGGAACGAATTGAAAACCATATCGAGGCTATTAGCCAATTTACCGCGACACCTGGTAAAGGGACAACCCGCCTGACTTATAGCAAAGAGGATTTACAGGCGCGCGAATATATTAAACAAAAAATGCGGGAATATGGCCTTGAGGTCACCGAAGACGGTCTCGGCAATATTTTTGGCAGGCTGGAAGGTACCTTAAAGGATGCACCGAGTGTATTGATCGGTTCTCACTTTGATTCGGTGCCAAACGGCGGCTCGTACGACGGTCCTGCCGGAGTGGTGGCCGCACTAGAGGTCGCTCATTCTTTTAAAAAAAATAACCTTACTCCCAAGTATCCGTTAGAAGTAGTTGCCCTGATAGAAGAAGAGGGTACCAGATTTGGCGGCGGACTGATGGGCTCAAGAGGGATCGTAGGGCTGTTGAGTGAGAAAGAATTTCTAAGTTTAAAAGATAAAGATGGGGTGACCACGGAAGAATCGATGAAGAGCATCGGCCTTGATCCTTCCCTTCCGAAAAAAAGAGACCCAAAAACAATCAAGGCTTTCCTGGAACTGCACATTGAACAAGGACCGATTCTTGAAGAAAAGGGTATCCCAATCGGAATGGTAGAAGCGATTGTCGGATTAACCCAACTGGAGGTTACTGTTAAGGGACAGGCAGGCCATGCGGGTACGACCCCAATGGACCGCCGGACGGATGCGCTAGTTGCAGCAGCCAGCATGATTGCCCGCTTCCCGGAATTGGCCTCTGATGTAGGGGAAGGAACGGTCATCACCACCGGACGCCTGAATGTATGGCCTAACGGTGCAAATGTGATTCCAGATAAGGTTGTTTTTACAGTAGATATACGGTCAGGAAAAGAAGAACGCGTCCTTCATGCGGTTGAGGAAGTAATCGGCTTGATTGAGTCCTTTAATCGTAATGGAATCGAGACATCTGTCCAGCAGCAATTATATATGCCGCCAAAGGCAATGAACCAGGAAATCCTTTCTCTTTTTAAAAAGACATGCAGTGAATTGAACCTTTCATACTGTTCGGTAAACAGCGGTGCAGGCCACGATGCGATGGTTATGTCCGATGTGACCGATGTGGCGATGCTGTTCATTCCAAGCAAGGACGGCCTCAGCCATTGCCCGGAAGAATGGTCAGACGCCGGAGACATCGCAAAAGCTACGGAAATTTTATATGAAACAGCTAAGACATTAACGGAGGCGGAATAA
- a CDS encoding M20 family metallopeptidase, translated as MVQAKIKQAIQAYNDELIELRRKFHSEPELSFEEYKTTAFVCEYLENLGISYRKTEPTGVIANIEGGKPGKTVALRADMDALTVEELNKDLPYASKEDGKMHACGHDAHTAMLLIAAKALNDIKGELPGNVRLIFQPAEEVAAGAKVMVKQGAMDGVDNVFGIHIWSQLPTGTVSCTPGPSFASADLFTVTFKGRGGHGAMPHACVDAAIVASSFVMNVQSVVSRTIDPLQPAVLTIGKMVVGTRFNVIAENAVIDGTVRCFDPTVRDHIERQLQIYADQVAATYGATANVEYNRGTQAVINDEYSAKLVQQTASEAFGAEVIYHEKPTMGGEDFSEYMMEAPGSFALVGSGNPEKDTEWAHHHGKFNVDEDALATGAELYAQYAWKYLNE; from the coding sequence ATGGTCCAAGCAAAAATAAAACAAGCGATTCAAGCATACAATGATGAACTTATCGAGTTGCGCAGAAAGTTTCATAGTGAACCGGAACTATCCTTTGAGGAATATAAAACAACAGCGTTTGTATGCGAGTACCTTGAGAATCTTGGCATCTCTTACCGCAAAACAGAACCAACAGGAGTTATTGCGAACATCGAAGGCGGTAAACCGGGGAAGACGGTTGCATTGCGCGCGGATATGGATGCGTTGACGGTTGAAGAATTAAATAAAGATCTGCCATATGCATCAAAGGAAGACGGGAAAATGCATGCCTGTGGACATGATGCCCATACGGCGATGCTGCTGATTGCCGCTAAAGCACTAAATGATATCAAAGGAGAATTGCCGGGAAATGTCCGGTTGATTTTCCAGCCGGCCGAAGAAGTAGCAGCGGGTGCGAAAGTCATGGTGAAACAGGGAGCTATGGACGGAGTGGATAATGTATTCGGCATCCATATTTGGTCACAGCTGCCGACAGGAACGGTTTCCTGTACACCGGGACCATCGTTTGCTTCGGCAGACCTTTTCACAGTCACCTTTAAAGGCAGGGGCGGACACGGGGCGATGCCTCATGCTTGTGTTGATGCAGCGATTGTTGCCTCGTCATTCGTGATGAATGTTCAATCAGTCGTGTCACGGACGATTGACCCGCTTCAGCCAGCAGTGCTGACTATTGGAAAAATGGTCGTCGGGACACGATTCAACGTTATTGCTGAAAATGCTGTAATTGATGGAACGGTGCGCTGTTTCGACCCGACGGTAAGAGACCATATTGAGCGGCAGCTGCAGATCTATGCGGATCAAGTGGCGGCGACTTACGGAGCAACAGCGAATGTAGAATACAACCGTGGCACACAGGCGGTCATTAACGACGAATACAGTGCAAAACTCGTACAACAAACAGCCAGCGAAGCATTTGGCGCAGAGGTAATTTATCACGAAAAGCCAACAATGGGTGGCGAGGACTTCAGTGAATACATGATGGAAGCCCCTGGCAGCTTTGCCCTCGTAGGCAGCGGCAACCCGGAAAAAGATACGGAATGGGCGCACCACCATGGCAAGTTCAACGTCGATGAAGACGCCCTCGCAACTGGCGCTGAACTGTATGCACAATACGCATGGAAGTACTTGAATGAGTAA
- the fabF gene encoding beta-ketoacyl-ACP synthase II — protein sequence MNRRVVVTGIGAVTPLGNDAFTTWTNIKNGVSGIGPATIFDVENIDIKIAAEVKNFTPEEFMDKKESRRMGRYSQFAVAASKMAVKDAGIKIGADIQPERVGVWIGSGIGGLGEFEAQHRKFLEKGQRRVNPFTIPMFIPDMAAGQVSIEIGAKGINNCSVTACASGANSIGDAFRAIQHGDVEMMIAGGTEATITEMTVAGFSNMTALSKNPDPKSASRPFDKNRDGFVIGEGAGILVLEELNHALARDAHIYGELIGYGATGDAHHITTPAPEGEGAQRSMKQALADAEISPEQVDYINAHGTSTYYNDLYETLAIKEVFREHAYSLSVSSTKSMTGHLLGATGALEAMFSVLAIKEGILPPTINYETPDEQLDLDYVPNVAKKKDIQIALSNSLGFGGHNVTLIFKKFSE from the coding sequence ATGAATAGAAGAGTAGTGGTTACTGGTATTGGAGCAGTCACTCCATTAGGGAATGATGCTTTTACAACATGGACTAACATAAAAAATGGTGTATCCGGAATTGGCCCGGCTACAATTTTTGATGTTGAAAATATTGATATTAAAATTGCTGCAGAAGTAAAAAACTTTACACCAGAAGAATTTATGGATAAAAAAGAATCAAGGAGAATGGGCCGTTACAGTCAGTTCGCTGTTGCTGCGAGTAAAATGGCTGTAAAGGATGCGGGTATTAAGATAGGTGCCGATATTCAACCAGAACGGGTCGGAGTTTGGATTGGATCAGGAATTGGCGGTTTAGGTGAGTTCGAAGCACAACATCGGAAATTTTTAGAGAAGGGTCAAAGAAGAGTAAATCCTTTTACGATTCCGATGTTTATCCCGGATATGGCCGCGGGGCAAGTTTCCATTGAAATCGGAGCAAAAGGAATCAACAACTGTTCAGTCACAGCTTGTGCTTCAGGTGCGAATTCAATAGGTGATGCATTCCGGGCAATCCAACATGGTGATGTTGAAATGATGATTGCCGGCGGAACAGAGGCGACGATAACGGAAATGACGGTTGCAGGATTTTCTAATATGACCGCTCTTTCCAAGAATCCCGATCCGAAATCAGCAAGTAGGCCATTTGATAAAAATCGAGATGGATTTGTTATCGGGGAAGGCGCTGGAATTTTGGTATTAGAAGAGTTAAATCACGCCCTTGCCCGCGATGCTCACATATATGGAGAGCTCATTGGGTATGGTGCTACCGGAGATGCCCATCATATTACAACTCCTGCACCTGAAGGAGAAGGCGCGCAACGATCCATGAAACAAGCATTAGCAGACGCCGAAATCTCTCCGGAACAAGTGGACTATATCAATGCTCATGGAACATCTACTTATTACAATGATTTATATGAAACATTAGCGATCAAGGAAGTTTTCAGAGAACATGCATACTCTCTTTCAGTAAGTTCGACGAAATCGATGACAGGACATTTGCTGGGAGCAACGGGCGCCCTAGAAGCAATGTTTTCAGTATTAGCCATAAAGGAAGGGATTCTTCCTCCAACAATTAATTATGAAACACCCGATGAACAACTTGATTTAGATTATGTCCCTAACGTAGCTAAAAAGAAGGATATTCAAATCGCTCTATCAAACTCACTAGGTTTTGGCGGGCATAATGTTACATTGATTTTTAAAAAATTTAGTGAGTAA
- a CDS encoding DMT family transporter, translated as MSDWAFLIGTAVVVHGLANLIWNNYIRYVDASKASILSNLEPFVAMIMGLILLYKPITGVEILGSVFIVGGVVLSTYQRKKLNSPSN; from the coding sequence GTGTCGGATTGGGCTTTTCTGATTGGTACAGCCGTTGTCGTTCATGGTTTGGCTAATTTGATCTGGAATAATTACATCAGATATGTTGATGCGTCAAAGGCTTCGATATTATCCAATTTAGAACCTTTTGTAGCCATGATCATGGGATTGATCTTGTTATACAAACCCATCACTGGGGTGGAAATCTTAGGGTCAGTATTTATAGTCGGAGGCGTAGTGTTATCTACGTATCAGCGGAAAAAGCTAAATAGCCCATCGAATTAA
- a CDS encoding DEAD/DEAH box helicase: MSKISFADFHVSEEIKRALAVLKYETPTEVQSEVIPLAMENQDLVVKAQTGSGKTAAFGIPVCDMIEWEEKEPQVLILTPTRELAVQVRDDITNIGRFKRIKAVAVYGKEPFTKQRDELKQKTHVVVGTPGRVMDHIERETLVLEQIKYLIIDEADEMLNRGFIDEVEAIIKELPSNRVTMVFSATLPKDVENLCHKYMKDPVHIEIESTGVTADTIEHFLIEVKEEEKISLLKDITVVENPDSCLIFCRTKEHVDAVYSELEKANYPCERLHGGLEQEDRFAVMEGFKMGNFRYLVATDVAARGIDIDNVTLVINYDVPMEKESYVHRTGRTGRAGNKGMAITFSTPFEEKFVKSIERYIGFEIPAIEAPSHLEVAGGKAAFEEKLSSRRVVRNNKTARINQDIMKLHFSGGKKKKIRAVDFVGTIAKIPGVTADDIGIITIHDNMSYVDILNGKGSLVLQAMENATIKGKKLKVSKAIK; this comes from the coding sequence ATGAGTAAAATAAGTTTTGCGGATTTTCATGTAAGTGAAGAAATAAAAAGAGCACTGGCTGTGTTAAAATACGAGACCCCGACAGAAGTTCAAAGTGAAGTCATTCCATTAGCGATGGAAAATCAGGATCTTGTCGTAAAAGCTCAAACCGGAAGCGGAAAGACTGCCGCTTTTGGTATTCCTGTTTGCGATATGATTGAATGGGAAGAAAAAGAACCACAGGTCCTAATTCTTACCCCAACTAGGGAGCTTGCGGTTCAAGTCCGCGACGATATAACAAATATCGGCAGGTTTAAACGCATTAAGGCAGTGGCTGTCTATGGAAAAGAACCGTTTACGAAACAAAGGGATGAATTGAAACAAAAAACGCATGTAGTCGTTGGTACGCCTGGCCGTGTCATGGACCATATTGAACGAGAAACTCTAGTTTTGGAACAAATAAAGTATCTTATCATAGATGAAGCGGATGAGATGCTTAATAGAGGTTTCATCGATGAAGTGGAAGCGATCATCAAAGAGCTGCCTTCAAACCGAGTAACCATGGTTTTTTCTGCTACCCTGCCTAAAGATGTTGAAAATCTTTGCCATAAATATATGAAAGATCCTGTTCATATTGAGATTGAATCAACCGGGGTAACAGCTGATACAATTGAACATTTTCTAATTGAAGTGAAGGAAGAAGAAAAGATCTCACTCCTTAAAGACATCACAGTTGTAGAAAATCCAGACAGCTGCCTGATTTTCTGCCGAACTAAAGAACACGTTGATGCTGTGTATAGTGAGCTGGAAAAAGCTAACTATCCTTGTGAAAGACTCCATGGCGGACTAGAACAAGAAGACCGTTTTGCTGTTATGGAAGGTTTCAAAATGGGCAACTTCCGCTATTTGGTGGCCACCGATGTAGCTGCCAGAGGTATTGATATTGATAACGTAACACTTGTTATCAACTATGATGTCCCTATGGAAAAAGAGAGCTATGTGCATCGAACCGGGAGAACCGGCCGTGCCGGAAATAAAGGAATGGCCATTACGTTTTCGACACCATTTGAAGAAAAGTTCGTTAAATCAATTGAAAGATACATCGGCTTTGAAATCCCTGCTATAGAAGCTCCCAGCCATCTCGAAGTGGCTGGCGGAAAAGCTGCCTTCGAAGAAAAACTTAGCAGCAGGCGGGTGGTAAGAAATAATAAGACTGCACGAATCAATCAAGATATTATGAAACTCCATTTCAGCGGTGGTAAAAAGAAGAAAATTCGTGCTGTTGATTTTGTTGGAACGATTGCAAAAATCCCAGGAGTCACAGCAGATGATATCGGCATTATAACCATCCACGATAATATGTCATATGTTGATATTCTGAATGGAAAGGGCTCACTAGTATTACAAGCCATGGAGAATGCGACTATCAAAGGAAAGAAGTTAAAAGTGAGCAAAGCAATTAAATAA
- the rluF gene encoding 23S rRNA pseudouridine(2604) synthase RluF — protein MVCMRINKYISESGKASRRQADKLIMDGRVTINGKRAEIGSQVKPGDNVLVNGDPIRVARNNVYIALNKPVGITSTTEKGVKGNIVDLVNHPLRIFNIGRLDKDSEGLILMTNDGDIVNEILRSENRHEKEYLVSVDKPITPEFLKKMSEGVKILGTKTLPCEVRQLSKFDFQIILTQGLNRQIRRMCEALGYEVYRLQRVRIMNITLGNLPPGQWRDLSKKEKTQLFRELNYEPKEW, from the coding sequence ATGGTTTGCATGCGGATCAATAAATATATTAGTGAGTCTGGAAAAGCTTCAAGGCGGCAGGCGGATAAATTAATCATGGATGGACGAGTGACAATCAATGGGAAGCGGGCTGAAATCGGGAGCCAGGTGAAGCCCGGGGATAATGTTCTAGTAAACGGGGACCCGATCCGTGTTGCCAGGAACAATGTCTATATTGCTTTAAATAAACCTGTGGGCATTACAAGCACAACTGAAAAAGGTGTAAAAGGAAATATTGTTGATTTGGTTAACCATCCATTACGGATTTTTAATATTGGACGTCTGGATAAAGATTCAGAGGGTTTGATACTTATGACGAACGACGGAGACATTGTTAACGAGATTCTCCGTTCTGAAAATAGGCATGAAAAGGAATATCTTGTTTCGGTAGACAAGCCGATTACGCCGGAATTTTTGAAAAAAATGTCCGAGGGTGTAAAGATCTTAGGCACTAAAACACTTCCTTGTGAAGTACGGCAGTTATCAAAATTCGATTTTCAGATTATCTTAACACAGGGGTTAAACCGCCAGATTCGCCGTATGTGTGAGGCGCTGGGCTACGAGGTTTACAGGCTGCAAAGAGTGCGGATTATGAATATTACCTTGGGAAATCTCCCTCCTGGACAATGGAGAGACTTATCTAAGAAGGAGAAGACTCAACTATTCAGAGAGCTTAACTATGAGCCAAAGGAATGGTAA